In one window of Chanodichthys erythropterus isolate Z2021 chromosome 23, ASM2448905v1, whole genome shotgun sequence DNA:
- the zgc:91999 gene encoding protein kinase C and casein kinase substrate in neurons protein 3: MADPPTGQPEDLNKISFWMPGNYVRTVQRTPESYQACKDIIACMKDRAHVERQYARQLTEWSSKWKSITETRPLYGSLLRAWQCFFSSTERLSALHTSISQSLVSEDGERIRSWQKETFPRKMFCGFRESHDLGTAFSRAQKPWVKRLKKLEKARAAYHKSCQREQIAQEKENQAKHNTNLSESKLSKIQQTREKATQEHSKARDRYEKVLEDVTGFAPRYMEEMESVFDQSQEEERKRISFLKQTFLSIHRHLDITNNESIKAVYGELHHSLMSISEPDDLRWWKNNHGPGMPTDWPKLEEWNPPIKKQKPGKKPKAHRGTEEKGVMIGGVRVRALYNYTGEEPDELSFRAGEEFLKVEEEDDQGWCWGVKEGGVEGFYPANYVLPVK, translated from the exons ATGGCGGACCCTCCAACAGGCCAACCTGAGGATCTAAACAAAATCAGCTTCTGGATG CCAGGAAATTATGTGCGGACCGTGCAGAGGACACCAGAGTCGTACCAAGCttgtaaagacatcatagcaTGTATGAAGGACCGGGCTCATGTAGAGCGACAGTACGCCCGTCAGCTGACTGAATGGAGCAGCAAGTGGAAATCGATCACCGAGACTC ggcCGCTGTACGGGTCCCTCTTGCGGGCATGGCAGTGCTTTTTCTCGTCCACCGAGCGTCTGTCTGCCCTTCACACGTCAATCTCCCAGTCTCTGGTTTCAGAAGATGGAGAACGCATTCGTTCGTGGCAGAAGGAGACGTTCCCGCGGAAAATGTTCTGCGGCTTCAGGGAGTCACATGACCTCGGGACGGCTTTCTCACGTGCTCAGAAACCCTGGGTGAAAAGATTAAAGAAG CTGGAAAAGGCCCGTGCGGCGTATCATAAGTCATGTCAGAGGGAGCAGATCGCTCAGGAAAAAGAGAATCAAGCCAAACACAACACCAACCTGAGCGAGAGCAAACTGTCCAAGATTCAGCAGACGAGAGAGAAAGCCACACAGGAACACAGCAAG GCACGTGATCGTTATGAGAAGGTTCTAGAGGACGTCACTGGATTTGCGCCGCGATACATGGAGGAAATGGAGTCTGTGTTCGACCAATCACAGGAGGAGGAGAGGAAGAGGATCAGCTTCCTGAAACAGACCTTCCTGTCCATTCACAGACACCTCGACATTACCAACAATGAGAG TATAAAAGCAGTGTACGGTGAACTACATCACTCGCTCATGTCCATCAGTGAGCCTGATGATCTCCGCTGGTGGAAGAACAACCATGGGCCAGGCATGCCTACTGACTGGCCCAAACTAGAG GAATGGAATCCTCCGATTAAAAAGCAGAAACCAGGAAAGAAACCAAAAGCACACAGAGGAACTGAGGAGAAAGG GGTCATGATCGGAGGCGTGCGTGTGCGAGCGCTGTACAACTACACCGGAGAGGAACCCGATGAACTGTCCTTCAGAGCAG GTGAAGAGTTCCTCAAGGTTGAGGAAGAGGACGATCAGGGCTGGTGCTGGGGGGTGAAGGAGGGCGGAGTCGAAGGATTTTATCCGGCCAATTACGTGTTGCCTGTGAAATGA